In the Ensifer adhaerens genome, one interval contains:
- a CDS encoding ABC transporter substrate-binding protein yields the protein MNISRRNLMMLMGGAVAAPYVISSKAFAGATVEPGVFKMSIQPWIGYGMWYVAQEKGIFTANGLEGVEFVPYVDDAADLAILASGEVQATNAATHNVLQHLQQGAHYKIVLLEDFSSTADAVVSPKSIASIADLKGKSIAYEQGSTSHLLIADALKKAGLTLNDITTINTPAAQAAAAVLSGSADAMVTYEPYISAALKADPGLSLLYTAAESPGLISDCFVVTEETLKGRPGQVRAMVKSWGDAVDAYNKNPAECQAIIAKGVGSDASELGTTFAGVHYYTLAENKALLTGDFATKTFPAVNVASTDLGLITKSFEAKDAIDTTALSSL from the coding sequence ATGAACATCTCCCGACGCAACCTCATGATGCTGATGGGCGGCGCCGTCGCCGCACCCTACGTCATCTCTTCGAAGGCCTTTGCCGGCGCTACCGTCGAACCCGGTGTCTTCAAGATGTCGATCCAGCCATGGATCGGCTATGGCATGTGGTACGTGGCCCAGGAGAAAGGCATCTTCACCGCCAATGGGCTCGAAGGCGTCGAGTTCGTGCCCTACGTGGACGATGCGGCGGACCTTGCAATCCTTGCGAGCGGCGAAGTCCAGGCAACGAACGCCGCAACGCACAACGTACTCCAGCACCTGCAGCAGGGCGCCCACTACAAAATCGTGCTTCTCGAAGATTTCAGCTCGACGGCCGATGCCGTCGTCAGCCCGAAGAGCATCGCCAGCATTGCAGACCTCAAGGGCAAGTCCATTGCCTACGAGCAGGGCTCGACCAGCCATCTTCTTATTGCCGACGCGCTGAAGAAGGCAGGTCTGACGCTGAACGACATCACCACAATCAACACGCCGGCGGCACAGGCCGCGGCCGCAGTCCTCTCGGGCTCGGCCGACGCAATGGTCACCTACGAGCCTTATATCTCGGCCGCGCTTAAGGCCGATCCCGGCCTTTCGCTCCTCTACACGGCCGCTGAAAGCCCCGGCCTCATCAGCGATTGCTTCGTCGTGACGGAGGAAACGCTCAAGGGACGGCCCGGCCAGGTCCGCGCAATGGTAAAGAGTTGGGGGGACGCGGTGGACGCCTACAACAAGAACCCGGCGGAATGCCAGGCGATCATCGCCAAGGGCGTCGGATCCGATGCAAGCGAACTCGGCACGACATTCGCAGGTGTTCACTACTACACGCTTGCGGAGAACAAGGCGCTTCTGACCGGGGATTTCGCAACGAAAACCTTCCCTGCCGTCAATGTCGCCAGCACGGACCTCGGCCTCATCACCAAGTCTTTCGAAGCCAAGGACGCGATCGATACGACAGCCCTTTCCTCGCTCTGA
- a CDS encoding ABC transporter permease, with protein MAKPRKKSILSMQAEISPATYATISLCSFAIFFALWWGIAEAGLIRPIFLPSPGAIVARLWSLAADGTLAGDVASSVYRIGVGFIAASVTALIVGVLIGNYRFWDAAIEPFLDFIRYMPVVAFVPLTILWTGTSDTQKFLIIWIGTFFQQALMFMDNIKRVPPDFIGFGRTVGLSDIKIVTRIILPSAAPQIWDTLRVSLGWAWTWVVLAELVAANSGLGYRITVAQRYFQTDTAIGYIVVLGILGLICDQVMKFLGKRMFRYEGKH; from the coding sequence ATGGCCAAGCCAAGAAAGAAGTCCATTCTCAGCATGCAGGCTGAGATCTCACCCGCCACCTATGCGACCATCTCGCTATGTTCGTTTGCAATCTTCTTCGCGCTCTGGTGGGGCATCGCGGAGGCCGGGCTGATAAGGCCGATCTTCCTCCCCTCGCCAGGTGCCATCGTTGCCCGGCTCTGGAGCCTTGCCGCCGATGGCACGCTCGCAGGCGACGTCGCAAGCAGCGTCTACCGCATCGGTGTCGGCTTCATCGCCGCGTCGGTCACGGCACTCATCGTGGGCGTGCTCATCGGCAACTACAGGTTCTGGGACGCTGCGATCGAACCGTTTCTCGACTTCATTCGCTACATGCCCGTCGTCGCCTTCGTTCCGCTGACCATCCTCTGGACCGGAACGTCCGACACCCAGAAGTTCCTGATCATCTGGATCGGCACCTTCTTTCAGCAGGCTCTGATGTTCATGGACAACATCAAGCGCGTACCGCCGGATTTCATCGGATTTGGGAGAACCGTGGGCCTGAGTGACATCAAGATTGTCACCAGGATCATCCTGCCCTCCGCCGCGCCGCAGATCTGGGACACGCTCAGGGTATCGCTCGGCTGGGCCTGGACATGGGTCGTCCTTGCGGAACTTGTCGCCGCCAACAGCGGCCTCGGCTACCGCATCACCGTGGCGCAGCGCTATTTCCAGACAGACACGGCCATCGGCTACATCGTGGTGCTCGGCATTCTCGGGCTGATCTGCGACCAGGTCATGAAATTTCTCGGCAAGCGCATGTTCCGCTACGAGGGGAAACATTGA
- a CDS encoding ABC transporter ATP-binding protein, producing MEKLLIRDLTKTFASSRSKKERLTVLDNVSLAVQENEFISLVGASGCGKSTLLSIIAGLQTHDEGELKVDGADILGPGADRGVVFQSYTLLPWLTAKKNVEFALEATGHPRSETGDMAMAQLKLVGLEAFADRYPAQLSGGMKQRVAIARALSYKPKVLLMDEPFGALDALTRVQMQELLTSVWEREKLTVIFVTHDVEEAVFLSDRIFVMASNPGRIKKIFDVPLPRPRSPETHRLAEFAALQADVLGSIRSEMRDH from the coding sequence ATGGAAAAGCTTCTCATTCGCGACCTCACGAAAACCTTTGCCTCCAGCCGCTCCAAGAAGGAACGCCTGACGGTTCTCGACAATGTCTCCTTGGCCGTCCAGGAGAACGAATTCATCTCGCTCGTCGGCGCGTCGGGTTGCGGCAAGAGCACGCTGCTCTCCATCATCGCCGGTCTGCAAACTCACGACGAGGGAGAGTTGAAGGTCGATGGCGCAGACATTCTCGGACCCGGCGCTGACCGCGGGGTGGTGTTCCAGAGCTACACGCTGCTGCCATGGCTGACGGCGAAGAAGAACGTCGAGTTCGCACTCGAGGCGACCGGCCATCCGCGATCGGAAACCGGCGACATGGCGATGGCACAATTGAAGCTGGTCGGCCTCGAAGCCTTCGCCGACCGCTATCCGGCCCAGCTTTCCGGCGGCATGAAACAGCGGGTGGCGATCGCCCGTGCGCTCTCCTACAAGCCGAAGGTCCTTTTGATGGACGAACCCTTCGGGGCCCTGGATGCCCTGACGCGCGTGCAGATGCAGGAATTGCTGACCAGCGTCTGGGAGCGTGAGAAATTGACGGTCATCTTCGTGACGCACGACGTGGAGGAAGCCGTCTTCCTGTCGGACCGCATCTTCGTGATGGCCTCCAACCCAGGGCGTATAAAGAAGATCTTCGATGTGCCCCTCCCGCGCCCGAGAAGCCCGGAAACGCATCGGCTCGCCGAGTTCGCGGCCCTGCAGGCCGACGTCCTCGGCAGCATCCGGTCGGAAATGCGCGACCACTGA
- the hisD gene encoding histidinol dehydrogenase, translated as MSTPKISMYRLSDLTPDQRNDLLQRAESDITAFIDRVVPIIEDVRIRGDEALADFARTLDKANLSPKDIRATPQEFAAARSLVDPELIETLRFAADNIRHFHEKQLPDTLSVHETHRGVIVGDRWTPIDSVACYVPRGKGSFPSSVLMTAIPAKVAGVENVVVITPPGPDGSVDPATLIAAEIAGVEAVFKCGGAQGIAAVAYGTQTVPKCAKVVGPGSPWVVAAKKVLSSIIDPGSPAGPSELLIFSDSTVSADLVAMDLCVESEHGPDSSVFLVTADARFADEVAQRIPEHWARMAANRAAFSRTVLTGAKGGIVIASNEDEAFAFINDYAAEHLAVLAENAWQYLPRIRHAGEVLLGPHSAIGIANFVLGPSHVLPTGGAAKTASPLAVFDFMKRTSIASISQAAYGQFAPHAEALGRYEGFDGHANSVSALRLAAMT; from the coding sequence ATGTCCACCCCCAAGATCTCGATGTATCGGCTGTCAGACCTGACGCCGGACCAGCGCAACGACCTGCTGCAGCGCGCCGAGAGCGACATCACCGCCTTCATCGACCGCGTCGTTCCGATCATCGAAGACGTACGCATAAGAGGCGATGAAGCCCTTGCCGATTTTGCCCGGACGCTGGACAAGGCAAACCTGTCGCCGAAGGACATCAGGGCAACACCACAGGAGTTCGCCGCAGCACGATCGCTGGTCGATCCGGAACTGATCGAGACGCTCCGCTTTGCCGCCGACAACATCCGGCATTTCCACGAAAAGCAATTGCCCGACACCCTGTCGGTACACGAGACGCACCGAGGTGTGATTGTCGGCGATCGCTGGACACCGATCGATTCCGTCGCCTGTTACGTCCCGCGTGGCAAGGGTTCGTTTCCAAGCTCCGTGCTGATGACAGCAATTCCGGCCAAGGTCGCAGGTGTCGAAAACGTCGTCGTCATCACACCGCCGGGCCCGGACGGTTCCGTCGATCCCGCGACATTGATCGCCGCCGAAATCGCCGGGGTCGAAGCCGTGTTCAAATGTGGCGGCGCACAGGGCATCGCCGCCGTGGCATACGGCACGCAAACGGTGCCCAAATGCGCCAAAGTCGTCGGTCCTGGAAGCCCTTGGGTCGTTGCTGCCAAAAAGGTCCTCTCGTCGATCATCGATCCCGGCAGTCCGGCGGGGCCGAGCGAACTGCTTATCTTCTCCGATTCGACGGTTTCGGCGGATCTGGTGGCGATGGATCTCTGTGTCGAGTCCGAGCACGGCCCCGACTCCTCGGTCTTCCTGGTGACGGCAGACGCGCGGTTCGCCGATGAGGTGGCGCAGCGAATTCCCGAGCACTGGGCAAGGATGGCCGCCAATCGCGCTGCCTTCTCGCGTACCGTGCTGACCGGCGCCAAAGGCGGCATTGTCATTGCTTCGAACGAGGATGAGGCCTTCGCGTTCATCAACGACTATGCCGCGGAGCATCTCGCCGTACTCGCCGAAAACGCCTGGCAATACCTGCCGCGCATCCGTCATGCGGGAGAAGTCCTGCTCGGGCCGCATTCGGCCATCGGTATTGCCAATTTCGTCCTGGGACCAAGCCATGTGTTGCCGACAGGTGGCGCCGCAAAGACCGCTTCTCCGCTTGCCGTGTTCGACTTCATGAAGCGCACGTCGATCGCCTCCATATCACAGGCAGCCTACGGGCAGTTCGCACCGCATGCCGAAGCGCTCGGCCGCTACGAAGGCTTCGACGGCCACGCCAATTCGGTTTCAGCGTTGCGCCTGGCCGCAATGACCTGA
- a CDS encoding helix-turn-helix domain-containing protein: protein MDDDFSRNLALLCSYHASIADACRRLGINRQQFNKYLSGHTRPSRRNMRRMCDFFGVTEAEILMEPAQLEQIVALRRKPEPMPQLRRPLMHVEALYRRSQSLEKYVGFYYRYFYSFGNKGLITKSLASIRREGNQYYWKNIEVARHPDTGKTIGFSKYAGTLLYLADRIHIVEYESLDFTSITQVTLYPSHQHRLFRLIGIQTGGPTRRGRKPGASKVALDYLGKDIDLRKALAGAGLYPPESKALPADIAELVANRVLPGAYVLEVDEP from the coding sequence ATGGATGATGATTTTTCCCGCAACCTGGCGCTGCTCTGCAGCTACCACGCCTCCATTGCCGATGCTTGCCGTCGGCTGGGGATAAACCGCCAGCAATTCAACAAGTATCTGAGCGGCCACACACGCCCGTCGCGGCGCAACATGCGCAGGATGTGCGATTTTTTTGGTGTTACCGAAGCCGAGATCCTGATGGAGCCGGCGCAGCTGGAGCAGATCGTTGCCCTGCGCCGCAAGCCCGAACCCATGCCGCAGTTGCGTCGACCGCTGATGCATGTCGAGGCGCTGTATCGACGCAGCCAATCGCTTGAAAAATACGTCGGCTTCTATTATCGGTACTTTTATTCCTTTGGAAACAAAGGCTTGATCACAAAGTCGCTTGCCTCGATACGGCGAGAAGGCAACCAATACTACTGGAAGAACATCGAAGTCGCGCGCCATCCCGATACCGGCAAGACGATCGGCTTCAGTAAATACGCAGGGACACTCCTCTACCTCGCCGACCGCATCCATATCGTCGAATACGAGAGCCTGGATTTTACCTCGATCACGCAAGTGACGCTTTACCCGAGCCATCAGCACCGCCTGTTCCGGTTGATCGGCATCCAGACCGGTGGTCCTACGCGTCGTGGCCGCAAACCGGGTGCTTCGAAGGTCGCGCTGGACTATCTCGGGAAAGATATCGATCTGCGCAAGGCGTTGGCAGGGGCAGGTCTTTATCCGCCTGAGTCAAAGGCATTGCCGGCAGATATCGCGGAGCTTGTCGCAAACCGCGTTCTGCCAGGTGCCTACGTTCTTGAGGTGGACGAGCCGTGA
- a CDS encoding ABC transporter substrate-binding protein, with translation MTQITLSRRGFLASSTAFTALALAGNLPTAAQAQAEKVLRLRMDGDIKILDPGYMIGGIEIEAQKQCLPFLAQYKRDGNTIGWEPTYYVTKLEQRDATHIDFELAEGFSWSGGHGALKASDVKFSYERMKGTEWGGYFEVLDRVEVTGERTGTIVLTKPFAPFFLVTLCHGPGAILCEKAVTEAGGRFTTQFPAVCGPYLFNNAPGQAANFLPNPEWTGPKPEFDGVQAKIITQVKATELAYEAGELDCTQIDSDAVARYQAGPPAGSELTKAGELNFMWLGMNTEHPKLQDVRVRRAIQHAVDVDSIIAAAYSNVATKSCGIVCPGLIGHRTATKFYTYDPGEARALLSEAGVSGLKLTLRTLNTQQPMLVAQIIQANLGAIGVTLDVIPLDAGPFWEMGMESAGETWKDLELWTMRFGSVPDPYEASQWFVSSQVGNWNWERWTNPEYDTLVEQGIAESDPEKRNDIYLRLQDIMEETGAYVWLCHEPRYYVHRSGINVNVSPSGQQDYRLFTSI, from the coding sequence ATGACGCAGATCACCCTCTCCAGAAGAGGTTTCCTGGCCTCCAGTACAGCCTTCACTGCCCTTGCATTGGCAGGGAACCTGCCCACGGCCGCGCAAGCGCAGGCCGAGAAGGTGCTGCGGCTGCGCATGGACGGCGACATCAAGATACTTGATCCCGGCTACATGATCGGCGGCATCGAAATCGAGGCACAGAAGCAGTGTCTGCCATTCCTTGCCCAATACAAACGCGACGGCAATACGATTGGTTGGGAGCCAACCTACTACGTCACGAAGCTTGAGCAGCGTGATGCCACGCACATCGACTTCGAATTGGCCGAGGGCTTTAGCTGGTCCGGTGGTCACGGCGCCCTGAAGGCCTCAGACGTGAAGTTTTCCTACGAGCGGATGAAGGGAACCGAGTGGGGTGGATATTTCGAGGTGCTCGACCGTGTCGAAGTCACCGGCGAGCGCACCGGAACCATCGTTCTGACCAAGCCCTTCGCGCCGTTCTTCCTAGTCACACTCTGCCACGGACCGGGCGCCATCCTGTGTGAAAAGGCGGTAACCGAAGCCGGCGGGCGCTTTACCACGCAGTTTCCCGCCGTCTGCGGTCCCTACCTCTTCAACAACGCGCCAGGCCAGGCGGCCAATTTCCTGCCCAACCCGGAATGGACCGGCCCCAAGCCCGAATTCGACGGCGTCCAGGCCAAGATCATCACGCAGGTCAAGGCAACTGAACTGGCCTACGAGGCCGGCGAACTCGATTGCACGCAGATCGATTCCGACGCCGTCGCGCGCTATCAGGCCGGTCCCCCGGCCGGCAGCGAACTGACCAAGGCCGGCGAACTCAACTTCATGTGGCTGGGGATGAATACCGAGCATCCGAAGCTGCAGGATGTGCGCGTGCGCCGCGCGATCCAGCACGCCGTCGACGTCGATTCGATCATCGCGGCCGCCTACTCGAATGTGGCCACCAAGTCCTGCGGTATCGTCTGCCCCGGGCTCATCGGGCATCGCACCGCGACCAAATTCTATACCTATGACCCGGGCGAGGCGCGCGCGCTTCTGTCCGAGGCTGGAGTAAGTGGTCTCAAGCTGACTTTGCGCACGCTGAACACCCAGCAGCCGATGCTGGTTGCCCAGATCATCCAGGCGAACCTTGGCGCGATCGGCGTGACGCTGGACGTAATCCCGCTCGACGCGGGCCCGTTCTGGGAAATGGGCATGGAATCTGCCGGCGAGACCTGGAAGGATCTCGAGCTCTGGACCATGCGGTTCGGCAGCGTGCCTGACCCCTACGAGGCATCGCAGTGGTTCGTATCCTCGCAGGTCGGCAACTGGAACTGGGAGCGCTGGACCAATCCGGAATACGATACCCTCGTCGAGCAGGGCATCGCGGAAAGCGATCCGGAAAAGCGCAATGATATCTACCTGCGGCTTCAGGACATCATGGAAGAGACCGGCGCCTATGTCTGGCTTTGCCACGAACCGCGCTACTACGTTCACCGCTCAGGCATAAACGTCAATGTCTCTCCATCCGGGCAGCAGGACTATCGCCTGTTCACTTCGATCTAA
- a CDS encoding ABC transporter permease — protein sequence MSGYILKRLGLSAAVILTVLLILFSLLRLIPGNPVTIALGPQATPAAIANYSAKMNLDQPVWIQFATYARNVVTGDLGEDIFTGRKVSTIVGEQIGHSLLLMVAAMGWAIVLGIPLGCLAAVRPNTWLDRITGVLSVGTIAIPSFLMAIWALLILSVQLRWLPAMGAGEPGDITDQAIHLILPAFAVGLGWVGYLARMVRASMLEVLGEPFIRSARAFGLMPRSVIFRYALPVAILPTITLIGMGFGGLISSAVFAEIIFARPGVGKLIYDSVQARNFPIVQGAVVVTTALYILVVLLSDLLVSWIDPRVRHIL from the coding sequence ATGTCTGGTTACATACTGAAGCGGTTGGGGCTTTCGGCAGCTGTCATCCTGACCGTGCTCCTCATACTGTTCTCACTTCTGCGCTTGATTCCCGGAAACCCCGTGACGATCGCCCTCGGGCCGCAGGCGACGCCCGCAGCGATCGCGAACTACTCTGCGAAGATGAATCTCGACCAGCCGGTCTGGATTCAGTTCGCCACCTATGCCCGAAACGTGGTCACAGGGGATCTCGGCGAGGACATTTTCACGGGCCGCAAGGTCTCGACCATCGTCGGCGAGCAGATCGGGCACAGCCTGTTGCTGATGGTCGCGGCAATGGGTTGGGCCATTGTGCTTGGGATACCTCTTGGATGTCTGGCCGCGGTCAGACCGAATACGTGGCTTGACCGTATCACAGGGGTTCTGTCCGTCGGTACGATCGCCATCCCCTCGTTCCTCATGGCGATCTGGGCGCTTCTGATCCTTTCGGTCCAGTTGCGCTGGTTGCCCGCCATGGGTGCGGGCGAGCCCGGAGATATCACCGACCAGGCAATCCATCTCATTTTGCCTGCGTTCGCGGTAGGCCTGGGCTGGGTCGGCTATTTGGCCCGCATGGTCCGCGCATCGATGCTCGAAGTCCTCGGAGAGCCGTTCATCCGTTCGGCGCGCGCCTTCGGGCTCATGCCCCGGAGCGTGATCTTCAGATATGCCCTGCCCGTTGCGATACTTCCGACCATTACGCTGATCGGCATGGGTTTCGGCGGGCTGATCTCTTCCGCAGTCTTTGCCGAGATCATCTTCGCGCGTCCGGGTGTCGGCAAACTCATCTATGATTCCGTACAGGCACGGAACTTTCCCATCGTGCAGGGCGCCGTCGTCGTCACCACCGCCTTGTACATCCTCGTCGTGCTTCTCTCAGACCTTCTCGTGAGCTGGATTGATCCCCGTGTCCGCCATATCCTCTGA
- a CDS encoding ABC transporter permease codes for MSAISSEPARAPGATARSERRAKLHAFVANWQAMLGLALVLIFFASAIFAAQIAPYDPNAMDIPARMSGPTWQHLAGTDQLGRDTLSRILHGGRVALTIAAVGVSLSLAIGLALGMLAAFGPRWLDSLLLLAFDSVRSFPTIILGLATVALTGPSLGLVMVIVVVTSIPQYARVTRTAALVLRGTDFILAERSLGASTLRILWHHILPNVVGPLLILAAMDVPVVVSLEAGLSFLGLGVTPPTASWGTLLNEGYLVIRNSPWMVIMSGLPLVLTTIGFTFLAEGLRDTFDPRMSKGR; via the coding sequence GTGTCCGCCATATCCTCTGAACCAGCCCGCGCTCCAGGTGCCACGGCGCGCAGCGAGCGCCGCGCCAAACTGCACGCATTCGTCGCAAACTGGCAGGCCATGCTGGGCCTGGCGCTTGTGCTAATCTTCTTTGCAAGCGCCATTTTCGCTGCCCAAATAGCGCCCTACGATCCCAACGCCATGGACATTCCCGCACGCATGTCCGGGCCGACCTGGCAGCACCTGGCGGGCACCGACCAGCTCGGGCGTGATACGCTTTCGCGCATTCTCCATGGCGGTCGGGTAGCGCTGACGATCGCAGCAGTCGGGGTGTCTCTGTCGCTGGCGATCGGGCTTGCGCTTGGTATGCTGGCGGCCTTTGGTCCGCGCTGGCTCGATTCGCTGCTTCTGCTGGCCTTCGATTCGGTCCGGTCCTTTCCGACCATCATCCTCGGGCTCGCCACTGTGGCCTTGACGGGGCCAAGCCTCGGTCTCGTCATGGTGATCGTGGTCGTCACCTCGATCCCGCAATATGCCCGCGTCACGCGCACCGCCGCACTGGTGTTGCGGGGAACGGATTTCATTCTCGCGGAGCGCTCGCTAGGCGCATCGACGCTTCGCATTTTGTGGCATCACATCCTGCCCAACGTCGTCGGGCCTCTCCTGATCCTTGCCGCAATGGACGTCCCCGTCGTGGTTTCTCTCGAGGCCGGCTTGAGCTTCCTCGGCCTTGGCGTCACGCCCCCGACGGCCAGCTGGGGCACTCTGCTGAACGAAGGCTATCTCGTTATCCGCAACTCGCCATGGATGGTGATCATGTCCGGGCTGCCGCTGGTGCTGACGACGATCGGGTTTACCTTTCTGGCCGAAGGGCTGCGCGACACGTTCGATCCGCGCATGAGCAAAGGGCGCTGA
- a CDS encoding ABC transporter ATP-binding protein codes for MDNLLEIKDLSVNFRTSHGRMKALRNVSFGVKKGKILGIVGESGSGKSTVLWSIMGLLAQNAEIAGGSILFQDRDLLKLQETALRALRGEEVAVVFQDPMTSQAPLLSYGRQMADILYRRRGMSKREKRQAAIQMLGKVGIPDPAFRLDQYPHEFSGGMRQRAGIAMALLAGPNLLVADEPTTALDVTMEAQIIHLLRDLQAETEATVAVVSHNLGLIAELCDDVVVMYAGEVIETGTVRQIFHAPRHPYTQALLDCDPARIPERSARLPVIAGDLPDLVIPPPGCIFAERCPHLMPICMAERPPATTDENGGMVRCHIQSGVVTPKARSARARAEPAGRTDVEKAEPLLETRELNVRFATESRFLASIQGRMPKGLDAVLDVSLTVRPGETLGVVGESGSGKSTLGRAILNLVSVTSGQVLFEGNEIHSLSERAFKPLRRNMAMMFQDPNGSLSPRMTVRALITEPLLIHGLGTRDLDREAERLADMVRLPRPLLSRFPNQLSGGQARRVGVARALALSPRLIIADEPTAGLDVSVQGEILNLMADLQAEHGLGYLIITHNLPVIRHISDRIAIMYLGRIVEQGPADDIFRHQYHPYTASLVQGVPQPDPDLRRTHVGLKGEVPSLLDRPRGCDFASRCPVARPHCHDVKPPHRDVGRNRTIACHFPLS; via the coding sequence ATGGATAATCTTCTGGAAATCAAGGACCTGTCGGTCAACTTCCGAACGTCCCACGGCCGCATGAAAGCACTCCGCAACGTATCGTTCGGCGTCAAGAAGGGCAAAATACTGGGTATCGTCGGCGAAAGCGGCTCCGGTAAGAGCACCGTGCTGTGGTCGATCATGGGTTTGCTCGCACAAAACGCCGAGATTGCCGGCGGGAGCATCCTTTTCCAGGACCGAGACCTGCTGAAGCTGCAGGAAACGGCGCTAAGGGCGCTGCGGGGCGAAGAAGTAGCGGTGGTTTTTCAGGACCCCATGACCTCGCAAGCACCGCTTCTGAGCTATGGCCGGCAGATGGCCGACATTCTCTATCGTCGCCGCGGTATGTCGAAGCGCGAAAAACGTCAGGCGGCAATCCAGATGCTCGGCAAGGTCGGAATTCCTGACCCGGCGTTCCGCCTCGACCAGTACCCCCACGAATTCTCCGGGGGCATGCGGCAGAGGGCCGGTATCGCCATGGCGTTGCTGGCCGGACCAAACCTGCTTGTGGCCGATGAGCCGACGACCGCTCTTGACGTCACGATGGAGGCACAGATCATCCATCTGCTACGGGATCTGCAGGCAGAGACAGAAGCTACCGTCGCCGTCGTCTCGCACAACCTGGGCCTGATCGCCGAGCTTTGCGACGATGTGGTGGTCATGTATGCGGGCGAAGTCATCGAGACAGGCACCGTTCGCCAGATTTTCCACGCGCCCCGCCATCCTTACACGCAGGCGCTTCTGGATTGCGATCCGGCACGCATCCCAGAGCGCTCGGCGCGCCTGCCCGTAATTGCCGGCGATCTGCCCGATCTCGTCATCCCGCCACCGGGCTGCATCTTTGCGGAGCGCTGTCCCCACCTCATGCCCATTTGCATGGCAGAAAGGCCACCTGCCACGACCGACGAGAACGGCGGGATGGTGCGATGCCATATCCAGAGCGGTGTGGTCACGCCCAAGGCACGCAGTGCGCGGGCACGAGCAGAACCTGCTGGGCGGACTGACGTGGAGAAGGCGGAACCACTGCTCGAAACGCGGGAGCTGAACGTCAGGTTCGCGACGGAAAGTAGGTTCTTGGCAAGCATTCAAGGTCGCATGCCCAAAGGGCTCGATGCAGTCCTTGACGTCAGCCTCACGGTCCGGCCCGGAGAAACGCTCGGCGTGGTGGGCGAAAGTGGGTCAGGTAAAAGCACGCTTGGCCGGGCAATCCTGAATCTTGTATCCGTTACCAGCGGGCAAGTGCTTTTTGAGGGCAATGAGATCCATTCCCTCTCCGAACGCGCATTCAAACCATTGCGTCGCAATATGGCGATGATGTTCCAGGACCCGAACGGCTCGCTCTCGCCACGAATGACCGTGCGTGCGCTGATTACCGAACCGCTTCTCATTCATGGCTTGGGCACGCGCGACCTGGATCGCGAGGCCGAACGGCTGGCCGATATGGTCCGGTTGCCCCGCCCGCTCCTCTCGCGTTTCCCCAATCAGCTCTCAGGCGGTCAGGCACGGCGCGTCGGCGTGGCGCGGGCACTTGCGCTCAGCCCGCGCCTGATTATCGCCGACGAACCGACAGCGGGGCTCGATGTGTCGGTTCAGGGCGAGATCCTGAACCTGATGGCCGATCTCCAGGCCGAACATGGACTGGGATATCTCATCATCACCCACAACCTGCCGGTGATCCGCCATATCAGCGACCGGATCGCAATCATGTATCTGGGGCGCATCGTCGAACAAGGCCCGGCTGACGACATCTTCCGGCATCAGTACCACCCCTATACGGCTTCCCTCGTACAGGGTGTTCCCCAACCGGACCCGGACCTTAGGCGTACGCATGTCGGCCTGAAGGGAGAGGTTCCGAGCCTGCTCGACCGACCGCGCGGTTGTGACTTCGCTTCACGCTGCCCGGTCGCAAGGCCGCACTGTCATGACGTGAAGCCGCCACATCGCGATGTTGGCCGGAACCGCACCATCGCTTGCCACTTCCCGCTCTCGTAA